In a genomic window of Amycolatopsis japonica:
- a CDS encoding ArnT family glycosyltransferase, with protein MRRHQRWLYAGVVIALLTQMAIAMITTAVEQSPTIDEPVYVGTAVVYLEEHSLRYNPEHPPLGKLIIAAGVAFTDPKIAPGFSGHEWELGKHVVYEAGNDPDRLMLAARLPVILLTLLFGLVVFAFAADLAGRAGGVLALTLFTFSPDVIAHGSLATLDVPVAGFLLTSVWLVWRARRRPGLYLPLAGLALGAATATKVLSLVVVPVLVPLAVLSVWHARRARGLDPKSPALLIGRGVLAGAGMALIAIAVVWASYLVVDPSLRWETPSGMQPLHGMRTLVEWLPFPQPLRDGMRFQFELEDHVWHNFLFGRHYTGSLWYYGPAALLVKTPLGALAIWLAGAAVLLSVRRLRPAAPYVLVPTALLMATAMVIVRDNGVRYLAFAPMFLAVAAAAVLVVRRRWVKVAAIAVVAFAAVSSLMTFPYYLPYSNEAFGGPENTHKYLLDSNVDWGQDLGRLADRLKQDYAGERTWLVYQGSGLPSYYGIDAADPLTVPEDQVHGVLAVSDSAVLGAFADPMGGGGAPGNGHGGDLGSLIAGSTPIERVGHSMTIYRRP; from the coding sequence GTGCGCAGACACCAGCGGTGGTTGTACGCGGGCGTGGTGATCGCCCTGCTCACGCAGATGGCGATCGCGATGATCACGACCGCCGTGGAACAGTCCCCGACCATCGACGAGCCGGTCTACGTCGGCACCGCGGTGGTCTACCTCGAAGAGCACAGCCTGCGGTACAACCCCGAGCATCCGCCGCTGGGCAAGCTGATCATCGCGGCCGGGGTGGCCTTCACCGACCCGAAGATCGCCCCCGGCTTCAGCGGCCACGAGTGGGAACTCGGCAAACACGTGGTCTACGAAGCGGGCAACGACCCAGATCGGCTGATGCTGGCCGCCCGGCTCCCGGTGATCCTGCTGACGTTGTTGTTCGGGCTGGTCGTCTTCGCGTTCGCCGCCGATCTGGCCGGCCGCGCGGGCGGGGTGCTGGCGCTCACCCTGTTCACGTTCTCGCCCGACGTCATCGCGCATGGCTCGCTGGCCACGCTCGACGTGCCGGTGGCCGGATTCCTGCTGACGTCGGTCTGGCTGGTGTGGCGCGCCCGGCGCCGCCCCGGGCTCTACCTCCCGCTCGCCGGGCTGGCCCTCGGCGCGGCCACGGCCACGAAGGTGCTTTCCCTGGTGGTGGTTCCGGTCCTGGTCCCACTGGCCGTGCTGTCCGTCTGGCATGCCCGCCGCGCCCGTGGGCTCGACCCGAAGAGCCCGGCCCTGCTGATCGGACGCGGTGTGCTGGCGGGAGCCGGGATGGCGCTGATCGCGATCGCCGTGGTGTGGGCGTCGTATCTCGTCGTGGATCCGAGCCTGCGCTGGGAGACTCCGTCGGGTATGCAGCCCCTGCACGGGATGCGCACGCTCGTCGAGTGGCTGCCGTTCCCACAGCCGTTGCGGGACGGGATGCGGTTCCAGTTCGAACTCGAAGACCATGTGTGGCACAACTTCCTGTTCGGCAGGCACTACACGGGTTCGCTCTGGTACTACGGGCCCGCCGCGCTGCTGGTGAAGACACCGTTGGGGGCGCTGGCGATCTGGCTGGCGGGCGCCGCCGTGCTGCTGTCGGTCCGGCGCCTGCGCCCGGCGGCGCCGTACGTGCTCGTCCCGACGGCCCTGCTCATGGCCACGGCCATGGTGATCGTCCGTGACAACGGCGTGCGGTACCTGGCCTTCGCGCCGATGTTCCTGGCCGTCGCCGCGGCCGCGGTGCTCGTCGTGCGACGGCGGTGGGTGAAGGTGGCGGCGATCGCCGTGGTGGCCTTCGCCGCGGTCAGCTCGCTGATGACGTTCCCGTACTACCTCCCGTACTCCAACGAGGCGTTCGGAGGCCCGGAGAACACGCACAAGTACCTGCTGGACTCGAACGTCGACTGGGGGCAGGATCTGGGCCGCCTGGCGGATCGCCTGAAACAGGACTACGCGGGCGAGCGGACCTGGCTCGTCTACCAGGGGAGCGGTCTGCCGTCCTACTACGGCATCGATGCCGCCGATCCGCTCACGGTGCCCGAGGATCAGGTGCACGGGGTGCTCGCCGTGTCGGATTCCGCGGTCCTCGGCGCGTTCGCCGATCCCATGGGCGGGGGAGGGGCGCCCGGAAACGGCCACGGCGGCGACCTCGGCTCCCTGATCGCGGGCAGTACGCCGATCGAGCGAGTGGGCCATTCCATGACGATCTACCGCCGCCCGTAA
- the hppD gene encoding 4-hydroxyphenylpyruvate dioxygenase, whose protein sequence is MSSHENTQNFEIDYVEMYVANLEVAASGWLDKYDFSVTATDRSADHRSVTLRHSAIALVLTEPLSDRHPGATYLQTHGEGVADIALRTTDVAAAFEAAVKAGAKPLREPEKGVDSVLTATVSGFGDVVHTLIQSDVAEEAPRGKGGVELGVIDHFAVCLNAGDLGPTVAFYERALGFKQIFEEHIVVGAQAMNSTVVQSTSGAVTLTLIEPDKTADPGQIDDFIKEHHGSGVQHIAFTSPDAVRAVKELSARGVEFLKTPDAYYDLLGERIELETHSLDDLRETKLLADEDHGGQLFQIFTASTHPRKTIFFEIIERQGAGTFGSSNIKALYEAVELERTGQSKLGPARR, encoded by the coding sequence TTGTCTTCTCACGAAAACACGCAGAATTTCGAGATCGACTATGTGGAAATGTATGTGGCCAACCTCGAGGTGGCCGCGTCCGGCTGGCTGGACAAGTACGACTTCTCCGTCACGGCCACCGACCGGTCGGCCGACCACCGGAGCGTGACGCTGCGGCACAGCGCGATCGCGCTGGTGCTGACCGAGCCGCTGTCGGACCGGCACCCCGGGGCGACCTACCTGCAGACCCACGGTGAAGGGGTGGCCGACATCGCGCTGCGTACCACCGACGTGGCCGCGGCCTTCGAAGCCGCGGTGAAGGCGGGAGCGAAACCCCTCCGCGAGCCGGAGAAGGGCGTGGACTCGGTCCTCACGGCGACCGTCAGCGGTTTCGGCGATGTCGTGCACACCCTGATCCAGAGCGACGTCGCCGAGGAGGCCCCGCGCGGCAAGGGCGGCGTGGAACTGGGCGTGATCGACCACTTCGCGGTGTGCCTGAACGCCGGCGATCTCGGCCCCACGGTGGCGTTCTACGAGCGCGCGCTCGGTTTCAAGCAGATCTTCGAAGAGCACATCGTGGTCGGTGCGCAGGCGATGAACTCGACCGTCGTGCAGAGCACGTCGGGCGCGGTCACGCTCACCCTGATCGAGCCGGACAAGACCGCCGACCCCGGCCAGATCGACGACTTCATCAAGGAGCACCACGGGTCCGGCGTCCAGCACATCGCCTTCACCAGCCCGGACGCGGTCCGCGCCGTCAAGGAGCTTTCCGCGCGTGGCGTGGAATTCCTGAAGACCCCGGACGCCTACTACGACCTGCTCGGTGAGCGGATCGAGCTGGAGACGCACTCGCTGGACGATCTGCGCGAGACGAAGCTGCTCGCCGACGAGGACCACGGCGGCCAGCTGTTCCAGATCTTCACCGCCTCCACGCATCCGCGTAAGACGATCTTCTTCGAGATCATCGAGCGGCAGGGCGCCGGAACGTTCGGCAGCTCCAACATCAAGGCCCTGTACGAAGCCGTGGAGCTGGAGCGCACCGGGCAGAGCAAGCTCGGCCCCGCCCGGCGATGA
- a CDS encoding dTDP-4-dehydrorhamnose 3,5-epimerase family protein — MQARKLAVEGAIEFTPRVFPDDRGLFVSPFQEEAFAEAHGSPLFPVAQTNHSMSKRGVVRGIHYTVTPPGIAKYVYCARGRALDIVVDIRVGSPTFGKWDAVLMDQQDFRTMYFPVGVGHAFVALEDDTVMSYMLSAGYVAQNELALSALDPALSLPIGTEVEPILSDRDQVAITLAEAERQGLLPDYATSVELERQLTGVSLSA, encoded by the coding sequence GTGCAAGCACGCAAACTCGCCGTCGAAGGCGCGATCGAGTTCACCCCGCGCGTCTTCCCCGACGACCGGGGCCTGTTCGTCTCGCCGTTCCAGGAAGAGGCCTTCGCCGAAGCCCACGGCAGCCCGCTCTTCCCGGTGGCGCAGACGAACCACAGCATGTCCAAACGCGGTGTGGTGCGGGGAATCCACTACACCGTGACGCCGCCGGGCATCGCGAAGTACGTCTACTGCGCCCGCGGCAGGGCGCTGGACATCGTCGTGGACATCCGGGTCGGCTCGCCCACGTTCGGGAAATGGGACGCGGTCCTGATGGACCAGCAGGATTTCCGGACGATGTATTTCCCGGTCGGCGTCGGCCACGCCTTCGTGGCGCTCGAGGACGACACCGTCATGTCGTACATGCTTTCCGCGGGCTACGTGGCGCAGAACGAACTCGCGCTTTCGGCGCTGGACCCCGCGTTGAGCCTGCCGATCGGCACCGAGGTGGAGCCGATCCTGTCCGACCGCGACCAGGTCGCCATCACGCTCGCCGAGGCGGAGCGGCAGGGGCTGCTTCCCGACTACGCCACCAGCGTGGAACTGGAGCGGCAGCTGACCGGAGTTTCGCTCTCCGCCTGA
- a CDS encoding NAD-dependent epimerase/dehydratase family protein — MKLITVLGASGFVGSAVTRALARQPIRLRAVARRSVTPPPGPAETTVVAADLTDRAALADAVAGSDAIVYLLLADGGWRVAETEEAERVNLGVMRDLVDVIGAVSGKPPLVIYGGAASQVGVPPREPIDGSETDEPGTPYDKQKLAAEQVLKKATADGLVRGISLRLPTVFGENPAEGANPDRGVVSAMARRALDGQDLTIWGDGTVRRDLVHVEDIAAAFTAALAAPDALVGGHWLLGAGRGDQLADVFRLVAKEMADHTGRAPVDVTCVEPPSHAPATDLRSVTIDSTPFRAITGWRPEISLPEGVRRTVAALTTPVHGKART, encoded by the coding sequence ATGAAGCTGATCACCGTCCTCGGGGCGTCGGGCTTCGTCGGCTCGGCCGTCACCCGCGCGCTGGCGCGGCAACCGATCCGGTTGCGAGCGGTGGCGCGCAGGTCTGTCACGCCGCCGCCCGGCCCGGCCGAAACGACCGTCGTCGCCGCCGATCTCACCGACCGCGCCGCTTTGGCCGACGCGGTCGCGGGCTCGGACGCGATCGTGTACCTGCTGCTGGCGGACGGCGGCTGGCGGGTGGCCGAGACCGAGGAAGCCGAACGCGTGAACCTGGGCGTGATGCGGGATCTCGTCGACGTAATCGGCGCTGTCAGCGGGAAACCTCCGCTGGTGATCTACGGCGGGGCCGCGTCGCAGGTCGGTGTGCCGCCCCGGGAACCGATCGACGGCAGCGAGACCGACGAGCCCGGAACCCCTTACGACAAGCAGAAACTGGCGGCGGAGCAGGTCCTCAAGAAGGCCACGGCCGACGGCCTCGTGCGCGGGATCAGCCTGCGGCTGCCCACGGTGTTCGGCGAGAACCCGGCCGAGGGCGCGAATCCCGACCGCGGTGTCGTGTCCGCGATGGCGCGGCGGGCGCTCGACGGCCAGGACCTCACCATCTGGGGCGACGGCACCGTGCGCCGCGACCTCGTCCACGTCGAGGACATCGCGGCGGCGTTCACCGCGGCGCTGGCCGCCCCGGACGCGTTGGTCGGCGGCCACTGGTTGCTCGGTGCCGGCCGGGGAGACCAGCTGGCCGACGTCTTCCGGCTCGTGGCCAAGGAAATGGCCGACCACACCGGCCGCGCCCCGGTGGACGTGACCTGTGTGGAACCCCCGTCGCACGCGCCGGCGACGGATCTGCGCAGCGTCACCATCGATTCCACGCCGTTCCGGGCGATCACCGGCTGGCGTCCGGAGATATCACTGCCCGAAGGAGTGCGCCGCACCGTCGCCGCGCTGACCACCCCTGTTCACGGAAAGGCTCGCACATGA
- a CDS encoding DegT/DnrJ/EryC1/StrS family aminotransferase, producing the protein MTTRVWDYLAEYETEREDLLDAVETVFNSGQLVLGASLRGFETEFAAYHGIGHCVGLDNGTNAIKLALQALGVGPGDEVITVSNTAAPTVVAIDGTGATPVFVDVREDDFLMDTGQVEAAITERTKCLLPVHLYGQCVDMAPLKELAAEHGLSLLEDCAQAHGARQDGTIAGTTGDAAAFSFYPTKVLGAYGDGGAAITSDEKVAAKLRRLRYYGMEERYYTVETPAHNSRLDEVQAEILRRKLKRLDAYTAGRRAVAQRYVDALGDTELKLPKTVPGNEHVYYVYVVRHPHRDEILERLKAYDIHLNISYPWPVHTMAGFAHLGYEKGSLPVTEKLAGEIFSLPMYPALSPDLQDKVIHAVREVLSTL; encoded by the coding sequence ATGACCACGCGCGTATGGGACTACCTCGCCGAATACGAGACCGAACGCGAAGACCTGCTCGACGCGGTCGAGACGGTCTTCAACTCGGGGCAGCTCGTGCTCGGCGCGAGCCTGCGCGGCTTCGAGACGGAATTCGCCGCGTACCACGGCATCGGGCACTGCGTCGGGCTCGACAACGGCACGAACGCGATCAAGCTCGCCCTGCAGGCGCTGGGTGTCGGGCCGGGCGACGAGGTGATCACGGTGTCGAACACCGCCGCCCCGACCGTGGTCGCGATCGACGGCACCGGTGCCACTCCCGTCTTCGTCGACGTCCGCGAGGACGACTTCCTGATGGACACCGGCCAGGTCGAGGCCGCCATCACCGAGCGCACCAAATGCCTGCTTCCCGTCCACCTGTACGGCCAGTGCGTGGACATGGCCCCGCTGAAGGAACTCGCCGCGGAACACGGACTGTCCCTTTTGGAGGATTGTGCCCAGGCGCACGGCGCCCGGCAGGACGGCACGATCGCGGGCACGACCGGCGACGCGGCCGCGTTCTCCTTCTATCCCACCAAGGTGCTCGGCGCCTACGGCGACGGCGGCGCGGCGATCACGTCGGACGAGAAGGTGGCCGCGAAGCTGCGCCGGTTGCGGTACTACGGCATGGAAGAGCGTTACTACACGGTCGAGACGCCGGCCCACAACAGCCGGTTGGACGAGGTCCAGGCCGAGATCCTGCGGCGCAAGCTCAAGCGGCTCGACGCCTACACCGCCGGCCGCCGCGCCGTCGCCCAGCGCTATGTCGACGCCCTCGGCGACACCGAATTGAAGCTGCCGAAGACCGTCCCTGGCAACGAGCACGTGTACTACGTGTACGTGGTGCGGCACCCGCATCGTGACGAGATCCTCGAACGCCTCAAGGCCTACGACATCCACCTCAACATCAGCTACCCGTGGCCGGTGCACACCATGGCCGGATTCGCCCACCTCGGTTACGAGAAGGGTTCGCTCCCGGTCACAGAGAAGCTGGCAGGCGAGATCTTCTCGCTGCCGATGTACCCCGCGCTCTCACCCGACCTGCAGGACAAGGTCATCCACGCCGTCCGCGAAGTCCTTTCCACCCTCTGA
- the dpgA gene encoding 3,5-dihydroxyphenylacetyl-CoA synthase DpgA gives MTAIIEPAEDLSVLTGLTEITRFAGVGTAVSESSYSQTELLEILDIEDPKIRSVFLNSAIDRRFLTLPPEGPGGARATEPQGDLLDKHKRIAVDMGCRALEACLKSAGATLSDLRHLCCVTSTGFLTPGLSALIIREMGIDPHCSRSDIVGMGCNAGLNALNVVAGWSAAHPGELGVVLCSEACSAAYALDGTMRTAVVNSLFGDGSAALALVSGDGRVPGPRVLKFASYIITDAVDAMRYDWDRDQDRFSFFLDPQIPYVVGAHAEIVIDRLLSGTGLRRSDIGHWLVHSGGKKVIDAVVVNLGLSRHDVRHTTGVLRDYGNLSSGSFLFSYERLADEDVARPGDYGVLMTMGPGSTIEMALIQW, from the coding sequence ATGACGGCCATCATCGAACCGGCCGAGGACCTTTCCGTCCTCACCGGACTCACCGAGATCACCCGATTCGCCGGCGTGGGCACCGCGGTGTCCGAGTCGTCGTACTCACAGACCGAACTTCTCGAAATCCTCGACATCGAGGATCCGAAGATCCGTTCGGTCTTCCTGAACAGCGCCATCGACCGGCGCTTCCTCACCCTGCCGCCGGAGGGTCCCGGCGGCGCCCGCGCGACCGAACCGCAGGGCGACCTCCTCGACAAGCACAAGAGGATCGCCGTCGACATGGGTTGCCGCGCCTTGGAGGCCTGCCTGAAGTCGGCGGGCGCGACGCTTTCGGATCTGCGTCATCTGTGCTGTGTCACCTCGACCGGGTTCCTGACGCCCGGCTTGAGCGCGCTCATCATCCGGGAAATGGGCATCGACCCGCATTGCAGCCGCTCGGACATCGTGGGCATGGGCTGCAACGCCGGTCTCAACGCGCTCAACGTGGTCGCGGGCTGGTCCGCGGCGCATCCCGGCGAACTCGGCGTCGTCCTGTGCAGCGAGGCGTGTTCCGCCGCCTACGCGCTGGACGGCACGATGCGGACCGCGGTGGTCAACAGTCTTTTCGGCGACGGATCCGCGGCGCTCGCGCTCGTTTCCGGTGACGGGCGCGTGCCGGGTCCGCGCGTCCTCAAATTCGCCAGCTACATCATCACCGACGCGGTCGACGCGATGCGCTACGACTGGGACCGTGACCAGGACCGGTTCAGTTTCTTCCTCGACCCGCAGATCCCCTACGTGGTCGGCGCGCACGCCGAAATCGTCATCGACCGGCTCCTGTCCGGGACGGGCCTGCGCCGCAGCGACATCGGGCACTGGCTGGTGCATTCGGGCGGGAAGAAGGTGATCGACGCCGTCGTCGTCAACCTCGGCCTGAGCCGGCACGACGTGCGCCACACCACCGGTGTGCTCCGCGACTACGGGAACCTCTCCAGCGGCTCCTTCCTCTTCTCCTACGAGCGGCTCGCCGACGAAGACGTCGCCCGCCCGGGGGACTACGGCGTGCTCATGACCATGGGGCCTGGCTCCACAATCGAAATGGCGCTTATTCAATGGTGA
- a CDS encoding NDP-hexose 2,3-dehydratase family protein — MLPLLAPATVRPRADRDHADRIARSAATTDGVHMRTEDVRAWIAERREANVFHVERISFADLDQWWFEDVTGNLVHSSGRFFAIEGLHVVEADGPHGDGPYREWRQPVIKQPEVGILGILAKEFDGVLHFLMQAKMEPGNPNLVQLSPTVQATRSNYTKAHGGTNVKLIEYFAPPDPEGIIVDVLQAEQGSWFFRKSNRNMIVETVDDVPMWDDFCWLTLGQIAELMHEDETINMNARSVLSCLPYHDRASGALLSDIQLLSWFTNERSRHDVRARRIPLTDVDGWKQGVEAIEHEDGRYFKVLAVAVKGSNREKISWTQPLLESVGTGVVAFLVREIDGVPHVLVHARADGGFLDTVELAPTVQCTPHNYAHLPPESRPPFLDLVLDAPRSRIRYEAVHSEEGGRFLNVRARYLAIDADDTTVVPPGYAWVTPAQLTALTRHGHYVNVEARTLLACINAATAQPQGKA; from the coding sequence ATGCTGCCCCTTCTCGCGCCCGCGACGGTGCGTCCTCGTGCCGATCGCGACCACGCCGACCGCATCGCCCGGTCGGCCGCGACGACCGACGGCGTGCACATGCGGACCGAGGACGTCCGCGCCTGGATCGCCGAACGCCGTGAGGCCAACGTCTTCCACGTCGAACGCATCTCCTTCGCCGATCTCGACCAGTGGTGGTTCGAGGACGTGACGGGGAATCTCGTGCACAGCAGCGGACGGTTCTTCGCCATCGAGGGCTTGCACGTGGTCGAGGCCGACGGCCCCCACGGCGACGGGCCGTACCGCGAATGGCGGCAGCCGGTCATCAAACAGCCCGAGGTGGGCATTCTCGGCATCCTGGCCAAGGAGTTCGACGGTGTCCTGCATTTCCTCATGCAGGCCAAGATGGAGCCGGGGAACCCGAACCTCGTGCAGCTCTCACCGACCGTGCAGGCCACCCGCAGCAACTACACCAAGGCGCACGGCGGCACGAACGTCAAACTGATCGAGTACTTCGCCCCGCCCGATCCGGAGGGGATCATCGTCGACGTCCTGCAGGCCGAGCAGGGCTCGTGGTTCTTCCGCAAGTCCAATCGCAACATGATCGTCGAGACCGTCGACGACGTGCCGATGTGGGACGACTTCTGCTGGCTCACCCTCGGCCAGATCGCGGAGCTGATGCACGAGGACGAGACGATCAACATGAACGCCAGGAGCGTGCTGTCGTGTCTTCCGTACCACGACAGGGCTTCCGGCGCGCTGCTCTCCGACATCCAGCTCCTGTCGTGGTTCACCAACGAGCGTTCGCGCCACGACGTCCGCGCGCGGCGCATCCCGCTCACGGACGTCGACGGCTGGAAACAGGGTGTCGAAGCGATCGAGCACGAGGACGGCCGCTACTTCAAGGTCCTCGCGGTCGCGGTCAAGGGCAGCAACCGCGAGAAGATCAGCTGGACCCAGCCGCTGCTGGAATCCGTCGGCACGGGGGTCGTCGCGTTCCTCGTGCGCGAGATCGACGGCGTGCCGCACGTCCTGGTGCACGCCCGCGCCGACGGCGGTTTCCTGGACACTGTCGAGCTGGCCCCGACCGTCCAGTGCACGCCCCACAACTACGCGCACCTGCCGCCGGAGAGCCGCCCGCCCTTCCTCGACCTCGTCCTCGACGCGCCGCGCTCGCGGATCCGGTACGAGGCGGTACATTCCGAGGAGGGCGGCCGTTTCCTCAACGTCAGGGCCCGCTATCTCGCGATCGACGCGGACGACACGACCGTGGTCCCGCCCGGCTACGCCTGGGTCACGCCCGCCCAGCTCACCGCGCTCACCCGGCACGGGCACTACGTCAACGTCGAAGCCCGCACCCTGCTCGCCTGTATCAACGCCGCGACGGCGCAGCCGCAAGGAAAGGCATGA
- a CDS encoding alpha-hydroxy acid oxidase, which produces MTHLCLDDLERAARTALPGEIWDFLAGGSGAEASLAANRTALDRIFVIPRMLRELTGGTTEAEVLGRRASLPVAVAPVAYQRLFHPEGELAAARAARDAGVPYTICTLSSVPLEEIAVVGGRPWFQLYWLRDEKRSLELVRRAEDAGCEAIVFTVDVPWMGRRLRDMRNGFALPESVTAANFDAGAAAHRRTEGLSAVADHTAREFAPATWESVEAVRAHTNLPVVLKGILAVEDAVRAVDAGATGIVVSNHGGRQLDGAVPGIAMLEEIADAVSGGCEVLLDGGIRTGGDVLKALALGASGVLIGRPFMWGLAADGQAGARQVLDLLAVELRNALGLAGCDSVSAARRLSTRYER; this is translated from the coding sequence ATGACCCACCTCTGCCTGGACGACCTCGAACGTGCCGCACGGACGGCGCTGCCCGGCGAGATCTGGGACTTCCTCGCCGGGGGCAGCGGCGCCGAGGCGTCACTGGCGGCCAATCGCACCGCGCTGGACCGGATCTTCGTGATCCCCCGGATGCTGCGCGAGCTGACCGGCGGCACCACCGAGGCCGAGGTTCTCGGCCGGCGCGCTTCGCTCCCTGTGGCGGTCGCGCCGGTCGCGTACCAGCGGTTGTTCCATCCCGAAGGCGAACTCGCGGCGGCACGGGCGGCGCGTGACGCCGGGGTGCCGTACACCATCTGCACCCTGAGCAGTGTCCCGCTCGAGGAGATCGCGGTGGTAGGCGGACGGCCGTGGTTCCAGTTGTACTGGCTGCGCGACGAAAAGCGGTCACTGGAGCTCGTGCGCCGGGCGGAGGACGCAGGCTGCGAGGCGATCGTGTTCACCGTCGACGTGCCGTGGATGGGACGAAGGCTGCGGGACATGCGGAACGGGTTCGCGTTGCCGGAGTCGGTGACCGCGGCCAACTTCGACGCCGGTGCGGCCGCGCATCGCCGTACCGAAGGGCTTTCCGCCGTCGCCGACCACACCGCGCGGGAATTCGCCCCGGCCACTTGGGAATCCGTCGAGGCGGTCCGTGCGCACACGAACCTTCCGGTGGTGCTCAAGGGGATCCTCGCGGTCGAGGACGCGGTGCGCGCCGTCGACGCGGGAGCCACCGGGATCGTGGTGTCCAACCACGGAGGCCGTCAGTTGGACGGGGCCGTACCGGGGATCGCGATGCTGGAGGAGATCGCGGACGCCGTCTCCGGCGGCTGCGAAGTGTTGCTGGACGGCGGGATCCGGACCGGCGGGGACGTGCTCAAGGCGCTCGCCCTCGGCGCGTCGGGGGTACTGATCGGGCGGCCCTTCATGTGGGGGCTGGCCGCGGACGGCCAGGCGGGCGCCCGTCAGGTGCTCGACCTGCTCGCCGTCGAACTCCGGAACGCACTGGGCCTGGCGGGCTGCGACTCGGTGAGCGCGGCCCGCCGGTTGAGCACTCGGTACGAAAGGTGA